From the Octadecabacter antarcticus 307 genome, one window contains:
- a CDS encoding TrgA family protein: MGRLIEAILFGALAWYTTTLIAPLFPEGTNLGYFHEVNTVFGLIAGWSIAGPRAGTGYVAAFSYGLTALVAMVVMALFFNSFVVMIGQSLLKRYDGPGEAVTDVFALFVEHAAMIMTPQILATLLIGGFVGGLITEFFGRRFS, encoded by the coding sequence ATGGGACGACTGATCGAGGCAATTCTGTTTGGCGCGCTGGCATGGTACACCACCACGTTGATCGCGCCACTGTTCCCCGAAGGAACAAATCTGGGGTATTTCCACGAAGTTAACACGGTTTTTGGCCTGATCGCGGGATGGTCCATTGCCGGACCACGGGCGGGGACAGGTTATGTCGCGGCGTTCAGTTACGGGCTGACGGCATTGGTTGCGATGGTTGTCATGGCGCTGTTCTTTAACTCGTTCGTGGTGATGATCGGACAGTCGCTTCTCAAGCGCTATGACGGCCCGGGCGAGGCGGTGACTGATGTTTTTGCATTGTTCGTTGAACATGCCGCCATGATCATGACGCCACAAATACTTGCGACGTTGTTGATTGGCGGTTTTGTTGGCGGGCTTATCACCGAATTTTTTGGACGGCGGTTTAGCTGA
- a CDS encoding SAM-dependent methyltransferase has protein sequence MIFTTTDGQSGLPRYFSQVFSMMKHLPRGRVDITLSDGRTFRAEAAELGYIAVLEVHNDDLFARLIREGDLGFSEAYLDGWWSTPDLMAFMDLISDDVEEIYDGFPGQGLIRTYEKLRFWWQSNSKRQARKNISYHYDLGNEFYGLWLDETMTYSSAKFETGKEDLARAQTQKYASMVDEMGVKAGDHVLEIGCGWGGFAEYAAKERGLRVTGLTISQEQFNYAVDRIEKAGLSDLVTFKMQDYRDETGTYDGIASIEMFEAVGEKYWSTYFDTVRERLKPGARGTFQVILVQDKRWHVYKRGVDFIQKYIFPGGMLPAPTILRDTIRKSGLEVTQSVEFGQSYSDTLRRWHDSFNEKWDQVAALGFDDRFRRMWNFYLASCAGAFRGGICDVTQITVTRPNS, from the coding sequence ATGATCTTCACGACAACTGACGGGCAATCTGGTTTGCCACGATATTTCAGCCAAGTTTTTTCAATGATGAAACACCTGCCGCGCGGCCGTGTGGATATTACGCTTTCAGATGGTCGCACGTTTCGCGCCGAGGCCGCCGAGCTGGGTTATATCGCGGTTTTGGAGGTTCATAACGATGATTTGTTCGCGCGCCTGATCCGTGAAGGCGACCTTGGATTTTCTGAGGCTTACCTCGATGGCTGGTGGTCGACGCCGGATTTGATGGCGTTTATGGATTTGATCAGCGACGATGTGGAAGAAATTTATGACGGCTTTCCGGGGCAGGGTTTGATCCGGACCTATGAAAAGCTGCGGTTCTGGTGGCAGAGCAATTCCAAGCGCCAAGCGCGTAAGAACATCAGCTATCATTACGATTTGGGCAATGAATTCTACGGTCTTTGGCTTGACGAAACGATGACCTATTCGTCTGCCAAATTTGAAACCGGCAAAGAGGATCTGGCCCGCGCACAAACGCAGAAATATGCGTCCATGGTGGATGAAATGGGCGTAAAGGCTGGCGATCACGTGCTTGAGATTGGTTGCGGTTGGGGCGGCTTTGCAGAATATGCCGCCAAGGAGCGCGGGCTGCGTGTGACGGGCCTGACGATCAGCCAAGAGCAGTTTAATTACGCCGTTGATCGGATAGAAAAGGCGGGTCTTTCTGATTTGGTCACGTTTAAGATGCAAGATTACCGCGATGAAACCGGCACCTACGACGGTATCGCGAGCATCGAAATGTTTGAGGCAGTGGGCGAGAAATACTGGTCCACGTATTTCGATACGGTGCGCGAACGCTTGAAGCCGGGCGCGCGCGGTACGTTTCAGGTCATTCTGGTGCAGGACAAACGCTGGCACGTTTACAAACGCGGCGTCGATTTTATCCAGAAATATATCTTTCCCGGTGGTATGTTGCCCGCGCCGACGATCCTGCGCGACACGATCCGCAAGTCAGGGCTTGAGGTCACGCAGTCGGTGGAGTTTGGCCAAAGTTATTCGGATACGCTGCGCCGTTGGCACGATTCATTCAATGAAAAATGGGACCAAGTGGCCGCATTAGGCTTTGATGATCGGTTCCGTCGGATGTGGAACTTTTACCTCGCCTCTTGCGCGGGGGCCTTCCGCGGGGGTATTTGCGATGTAACGCAGATCACGGTGACACGCCCGAATTCGTAA
- a CDS encoding cryptochrome/photolyase family protein: MKPVIYWVRRDFRIGDNAALSAACATGRPVIPVFICDEVVESHGAAPKFRLGEGVRVFGAALAVVGSRLVLRRGDALAVLREVVAQTGATGVYWNRLYDPASKARDTGVKAALKADGVEVASFTGHLLFEPWTVETKTGGFYRVFTPLWKTVRGRDVATPIPAPASVPAPDVWPTSDRLDDWALGAAMVRGRDVLAAHICVGEAAARTRLETFIEGRVQSYQTNRDLPGVDGTSRLSENLTYGEISPAVCWHAGWAAIHSGKGQAEIFCKELVWREFAYHLVHHTPHIVDRNWKEGWDSFPWNTEDTAEVIAWKQGRTGIAFVDAAMREMYVSGTMHNRGRMIVASYLTKHLMTHWKVGQAWFDDCLTDWDPASNAMGWQWAAGSGPDAAPYFRVFNPVTQLDKFDRAGLYARTWIAEGQGDAPDTALSYFDAIPKNWGLAATDQYPAPVVDMATGRQRALEAYKGRDF, from the coding sequence TTGAAACCTGTGATTTACTGGGTGCGGCGGGATTTTCGCATCGGCGACAATGCTGCGCTATCGGCGGCCTGTGCCACGGGGCGGCCGGTCATTCCTGTGTTCATCTGTGATGAGGTCGTCGAGAGCCATGGCGCAGCGCCGAAGTTTCGTCTTGGTGAGGGGGTGCGGGTTTTTGGCGCGGCATTGGCGGTGGTGGGATCGCGGCTGGTTTTGCGACGTGGCGATGCTTTGGCGGTGTTACGCGAGGTTGTGGCGCAGACGGGTGCCACAGGGGTGTATTGGAACCGGCTTTATGACCCCGCGAGCAAAGCGCGCGACACAGGCGTGAAGGCGGCGCTGAAGGCCGACGGGGTCGAGGTGGCTTCATTTACGGGCCATTTGTTGTTTGAACCTTGGACAGTTGAAACTAAGACGGGCGGGTTTTACCGCGTGTTTACGCCGCTGTGGAAAACGGTGCGCGGGCGCGATGTTGCTACGCCGATCCCTGCACCAGCATCTGTGCCCGCGCCCGATGTCTGGCCGACGTCGGATCGGTTGGACGATTGGGCATTGGGCGCTGCAATGGTGCGCGGGCGTGATGTTTTGGCTGCGCACATCTGCGTGGGTGAGGCGGCGGCGCGGACGCGTTTGGAAACCTTTATCGAGGGGCGTGTGCAGAGCTATCAAACCAATCGCGATTTGCCGGGGGTGGATGGGACGTCGCGATTAAGTGAAAATCTGACCTACGGGGAAATCAGCCCTGCGGTGTGTTGGCATGCAGGCTGGGCGGCCATTCACAGTGGTAAAGGCCAGGCTGAAATATTTTGCAAAGAGCTGGTCTGGCGCGAATTTGCCTATCATCTGGTCCATCACACGCCCCATATTGTCGATCGCAATTGGAAAGAGGGCTGGGATTCCTTTCCGTGGAACACCGAAGACACCGCCGAAGTGATTGCTTGGAAACAGGGGCGCACGGGCATCGCGTTCGTTGATGCCGCCATGCGCGAGATGTATGTCAGCGGCACGATGCACAATCGCGGACGGATGATTGTGGCATCCTATCTGACCAAACATCTGATGACCCATTGGAAGGTCGGGCAGGCGTGGTTTGACGACTGCCTGACCGATTGGGACCCTGCCAGCAATGCGATGGGCTGGCAGTGGGCCGCTGGGTCCGGCCCAGACGCAGCGCCATATTTTCGGGTGTTCAATCCGGTAACGCAGCTCGATAAGTTTGACCGCGCCGGGCTTTACGCGCGCACATGGATCGCTGAAGGGCAGGGCGATGCGCCCGACACTGCGTTGTCCTATTTTGACGCCATCCCCAAAAATTGGGGTTTGGCGGCGACGGATCAATATCCCGCGCCCGTGGTGGATATGGCAACAGGGCGGCAACGCGCGCTGGAGGCTTACAAGGGTCGCGATTTTTAA
- the acuI gene encoding acryloyl-CoA reductase, whose amino-acid sequence MFNALVVEKDDAGKTSAGVQQIGEDRLPEGDVTVAIEYSTVNYKDGLCVGPGGGLVRNYPHVPGIDFAGTVEASDDPRYKAGDKVVLTGWRVGEAYWGGYAQKARVKADWLVPLPDGLDTRQAMAVGTAGFTAMLAVMALEDHGIRDGPVLVTGAAGGVGSVATAILANLGHAVAGVTGRPETADYLKSLGATQIVAREELNETVKRPLEAEIWGGCVDAVGGEMLARLLGQIKYGGSVAAVGLAGGAGLPATVIPFLLRGVNLLGIDSVMQPYDNRVRAWARIAKDLPMDKLEAMVQPAVLSDLPQLGRDILKGQVKGRIVVDVNA is encoded by the coding sequence ATGTTTAACGCTTTGGTGGTTGAGAAAGATGATGCGGGCAAGACGAGCGCGGGCGTGCAGCAGATCGGGGAGGATCGCCTGCCAGAAGGTGACGTTACGGTCGCGATCGAATATTCCACGGTGAACTACAAAGATGGGCTGTGCGTTGGGCCCGGTGGCGGTTTGGTGCGTAATTATCCGCATGTGCCGGGTATTGATTTTGCTGGCACCGTAGAGGCATCCGATGACCCGCGTTATAAAGCTGGTGACAAGGTTGTGCTGACAGGATGGCGCGTCGGGGAGGCCTATTGGGGCGGCTATGCGCAAAAGGCCCGCGTCAAGGCCGATTGGCTGGTGCCGCTGCCTGATGGTTTGGACACACGTCAAGCAATGGCCGTTGGAACCGCAGGGTTCACGGCGATGCTGGCGGTGATGGCGCTGGAGGATCATGGCATCAGGGATGGACCTGTGTTGGTCACGGGGGCTGCTGGTGGTGTCGGGTCCGTGGCGACGGCCATTCTGGCCAATCTTGGGCACGCGGTTGCTGGTGTGACGGGTCGGCCTGAGACGGCAGACTACCTCAAATCCCTCGGTGCGACGCAGATTGTGGCGCGTGAGGAGCTGAACGAAACAGTGAAGCGCCCGCTCGAGGCCGAAATCTGGGGCGGGTGTGTCGATGCTGTGGGCGGCGAAATGTTGGCGCGGCTGTTGGGGCAGATCAAATACGGCGGGTCTGTTGCGGCTGTTGGTTTGGCAGGTGGGGCTGGTTTGCCTGCCACTGTCATTCCGTTCCTGCTGCGCGGTGTGAACTTGCTGGGCATTGATTCCGTGATGCAGCCCTATGATAACCGCGTGCGGGCGTGGGCGCGGATCGCCAAAGACCTGCCGATGGACAAGCTTGAGGCCATGGTGCAGCCAGCGGTTCTGTCTGATCTGCCGCAACTTGGTCGTGATATCCTGAAGGGTCAGGTCAAGGGCCGCATCGTCGTTGATGTGAACGCATAA
- a CDS encoding dimethylsulfoniopropionate demethylase, translated as MAIISGSRRIRRTAFSDGVEAAGVKGYTVYNHMLLPTVFRSIVEDYHHLKSAVQVWDVAVERQVEIRGPDAGRLMQMLTPRDLRAMLPGMCYYVPMVDETGGMLNDPVAVKISEDRYWVSIADSDLLFWVKGLAYGLRLDVLVDEPDVSPLAIQGPKADELAARVFGDKVKDLKFFRYGHFDFQGHDMIVARSGYSRQGGFEVYVEGSHLGMPLWNALMEAGKDLDVHAGCPNVIERIEGGLLSYGNDMNRDNTPHEAGLGRFCSTQTAIGCVGRDALLRVSKEGPVKQVRALRIEGDIPPCDRGWPLMDGQRQVGTITSAVWSPDFETNVAIGMVRMTHWDPTTDLDVVTQNGVFPTVVQETFWI; from the coding sequence ATGGCCATTATTTCGGGATCACGCCGCATCAGGCGTACAGCGTTTTCGGACGGTGTTGAGGCGGCGGGCGTTAAGGGATATACGGTCTATAACCACATGTTATTGCCCACTGTTTTCCGTTCAATCGTGGAAGATTATCATCATTTGAAATCTGCGGTGCAGGTCTGGGATGTGGCTGTTGAACGGCAGGTGGAAATACGTGGCCCCGATGCGGGACGGTTGATGCAAATGCTGACGCCGCGCGATCTGCGGGCGATGTTGCCGGGCATGTGTTACTATGTTCCAATGGTGGATGAGACGGGCGGCATGCTGAACGATCCCGTGGCCGTAAAGATCAGTGAAGACCGCTATTGGGTGTCCATTGCCGATAGTGATTTGTTGTTCTGGGTCAAAGGCTTGGCCTACGGTCTTCGTCTAGATGTTTTGGTTGATGAACCTGATGTTTCGCCGCTGGCCATTCAGGGCCCTAAGGCAGACGAACTTGCGGCGCGGGTGTTTGGTGACAAAGTTAAAGACCTCAAATTTTTCCGCTACGGGCATTTCGATTTTCAAGGCCACGACATGATTGTTGCGCGGTCCGGCTATTCGCGCCAAGGCGGGTTTGAGGTTTACGTTGAGGGCAGCCACCTTGGCATGCCGCTGTGGAATGCGCTGATGGAGGCGGGTAAGGACCTTGATGTTCACGCTGGCTGTCCGAACGTGATCGAACGGATTGAGGGCGGGTTGCTGTCGTATGGCAATGACATGAACCGTGACAACACCCCGCACGAAGCGGGCTTGGGGCGGTTCTGTTCTACGCAAACTGCCATTGGGTGCGTCGGGCGTGATGCGCTGTTGCGGGTGTCCAAAGAGGGGCCCGTTAAGCAGGTGCGCGCGCTGCGCATCGAGGGTGACATACCGCCCTGTGATCGCGGCTGGCCCTTGATGGACGGGCAACGACAGGTCGGCACCATAACGTCGGCGGTGTGGAGTCCTGATTTCGAAACGAACGTGGCCATCGGCATGGTGCGCATGACCCATTGGGACCCGACGACCGATCTGGACGTGGTGACGCAGAACGGGGTTTTTCCAACCGTGGTGCAGGAAACATTTTGGATTTAG
- a CDS encoding DinB family protein, protein MERPQAVISPEYCATMARYNKWQNNGLRSLVEVMDDDALRLDRGAFFGSIWGTLNHLLWGDRTWMNRFDPALDAPETIEKGVGLTETTAEWSAERLRVDHVITKWALGIAACDLEGDLHWYSMLYKKAFTDSKALCVVHFFNHQTHHRGQIHAMMTGAGQTPIDTDLPFMPEN, encoded by the coding sequence TTGGAAAGGCCCCAAGCCGTGATTTCGCCTGAATATTGCGCCACTATGGCGCGGTATAATAAGTGGCAAAACAATGGCTTGCGAAGCCTTGTTGAAGTGATGGATGATGATGCGCTGCGGCTTGATCGTGGTGCATTTTTCGGGTCGATTTGGGGGACGTTAAACCATCTTTTGTGGGGTGATCGCACGTGGATGAACCGATTTGATCCGGCTTTGGATGCGCCGGAAACGATTGAAAAGGGCGTTGGCCTGACCGAAACCACTGCTGAATGGTCAGCAGAGCGGTTGCGTGTGGACCATGTCATTACCAAGTGGGCGTTGGGGATTGCAGCCTGCGATCTCGAGGGTGATCTTCATTGGTATTCAATGCTTTATAAGAAAGCGTTCACAGATAGTAAGGCCCTGTGCGTCGTTCATTTTTTTAACCACCAAACCCATCATCGCGGGCAAATCCACGCGATGATGACAGGAGCGGGTCAAACGCCAATTGATACCGATCTGCCATTTATGCCGGAGAACTGA
- a CDS encoding DUF1326 domain-containing protein, whose translation MADNNIASQERAPADKLPVSQRIDSRVESNPLRRKMEPTDWAIKGELFLNCSCTVFCPCVVSLGAHPPTEGHCHAWMAIAIDEGHFEGEDLSGLNVGLLVDIPGRMGEGNWRVAAYVDERSSQKAYNGLLKIFSGAAGGTTGLFTFLVSEIIGAEREKVEITREGKKRGLYIGRKIAGEIEMIEGGDPDHPVMVTNSKYWMGPDIIAAKGLKSKVRDYGRVWDFGGMSAEICPIDWKGPKP comes from the coding sequence ATGGCCGACAATAACATCGCATCGCAAGAGCGCGCCCCCGCAGACAAACTGCCTGTCAGCCAGCGCATCGACAGTCGCGTTGAAAGCAACCCGTTGCGCCGCAAAATGGAGCCAACAGATTGGGCGATCAAAGGCGAGCTGTTTTTGAACTGCTCATGCACCGTGTTCTGCCCTTGTGTCGTATCACTTGGCGCGCATCCCCCTACAGAAGGCCACTGTCACGCATGGATGGCGATTGCCATTGATGAGGGTCATTTCGAAGGTGAGGATCTGTCGGGTCTGAATGTCGGCCTGCTGGTCGATATTCCGGGTCGCATGGGTGAAGGCAACTGGCGTGTTGCGGCCTATGTTGATGAACGCTCCAGCCAGAAAGCCTACAACGGGCTGCTGAAAATCTTCAGCGGTGCGGCGGGTGGCACGACGGGCTTGTTCACGTTCCTTGTATCAGAAATCATCGGTGCCGAGCGCGAAAAGGTTGAAATCACCCGCGAGGGCAAAAAGCGTGGTCTGTATATCGGTCGCAAGATCGCGGGCGAGATTGAGATGATTGAGGGCGGCGATCCGGATCATCCGGTGATGGTCACAAATTCGAAATACTGGATGGGGCCGGATATTATTGCCGCCAAGGGTCTGAAATCGAAAGTGCGCGATTACGGTCGCGTCTGGGATTTTGGCGGCATGTCCGCTGAGATTTGCCCAATTGATTGGAAAGGCCCCAAGCCGTGA
- a CDS encoding DUF2182 domain-containing protein, which yields MLSIFNIRSALWIAFFAAIVVAWSVMFMMAIDMDVDLLGRPGDLGLAMAAMDPRMPMYMPMANFGPLFAMWAIMMAAMMLPTLVPTLRSYEDLIVSANGSRAGWLGVLLGYFVVWVVFGAVITGVQLALLYGGVVDMLGIAHSPWVAAGLLVVVGLFQFSRAKEICHGVCHSPMMYFIGHWKTGFRGGLRMGLGLGAFCVGCCWGFMALGFVGGVMNLAWMGLATLFMILEKLPAVGHIVIKPMGVVLILAGIALPVWASL from the coding sequence ATGTTATCCATCTTCAACATTAGATCGGCCCTTTGGATCGCGTTCTTCGCGGCGATTGTTGTGGCGTGGTCGGTGATGTTCATGATGGCGATCGATATGGACGTCGACCTGTTGGGTCGTCCGGGCGATTTGGGGCTGGCCATGGCCGCCATGGACCCGCGCATGCCGATGTATATGCCGATGGCCAATTTTGGGCCGTTGTTTGCGATGTGGGCAATCATGATGGCGGCAATGATGCTGCCAACGCTTGTGCCGACACTGCGATCCTACGAAGATCTGATCGTTAGCGCCAATGGATCGCGGGCGGGCTGGTTGGGCGTGTTGCTTGGCTATTTTGTTGTCTGGGTGGTCTTTGGCGCCGTAATCACTGGCGTTCAACTGGCGCTGTTATACGGCGGCGTGGTGGATATGCTGGGCATCGCGCACAGCCCGTGGGTCGCGGCGGGCCTGTTGGTCGTCGTTGGGCTGTTTCAATTCAGTCGCGCCAAGGAAATTTGCCACGGAGTTTGTCATTCCCCGATGATGTATTTCATCGGCCATTGGAAAACCGGATTTCGTGGTGGGCTGCGCATGGGGCTGGGCCTGGGTGCGTTCTGCGTCGGCTGTTGCTGGGGTTTCATGGCGCTTGGGTTCGTTGGCGGGGTGATGAACCTTGCGTGGATGGGTCTTGCGACTTTGTTTATGATTTTGGAAAAACTGCCCGCTGTTGGGCATATTGTCATCAAGCCGATGGGGGTCGTGCTGATCCTTGCAGGCATTGCATTGCCCGTCTGGGCGAGTCTTTGA
- a CDS encoding FadR/GntR family transcriptional regulator, producing MKNAPDLSAQIAKSIRDAIVSGDLPVDERLPSEAELSEQFAVSRSTVREALKRLAAQSLIRTQRGATGGAFVNRLTFEQAYGQQITTSALLLSMNDVDFDTACEARFALERACAPLSAQRRTADHLATMRAEITRQAQPGLSDESFCASDVAFHRALVDGAGNPVLSYQLAGAIEAIEPLMNMITFTARSRDHIVGLHTAIADALAAKDAPRVDNLLADLATYTAQLGQSVADAKKDAPKSN from the coding sequence ATGAAAAATGCACCTGACCTCTCCGCCCAGATCGCAAAATCCATCCGCGACGCAATTGTGTCCGGTGATTTGCCCGTCGATGAACGCCTCCCAAGCGAGGCTGAGCTGAGTGAGCAGTTCGCCGTGTCGCGCTCCACTGTCCGCGAGGCCCTTAAACGGCTCGCCGCACAAAGCCTGATCCGCACCCAGCGCGGCGCGACGGGGGGGGCCTTCGTCAATCGGCTTACCTTCGAACAGGCTTATGGTCAGCAAATCACCACCTCGGCGCTGCTGTTGTCAATGAATGACGTTGATTTTGACACCGCCTGCGAAGCCCGTTTTGCGCTGGAACGCGCCTGTGCCCCGCTCTCGGCGCAACGCCGCACGGCAGACCACCTTGCCACGATGCGCGCTGAAATTACCCGCCAGGCGCAGCCGGGCTTGTCAGATGAAAGCTTCTGCGCCTCCGACGTCGCGTTTCACCGTGCCTTGGTCGATGGCGCGGGCAATCCGGTCTTGTCCTACCAGCTTGCCGGCGCGATTGAAGCGATTGAACCGCTGATGAATATGATTACCTTTACGGCCCGCAGTCGCGATCACATCGTCGGGCTGCACACAGCGATTGCCGACGCGCTTGCCGCAAAAGACGCGCCGCGTGTCGATAATTTGCTGGCGGACCTCGCGACCTATACCGCCCAACTTGGCCAATCCGTCGCGGATGCAAAAAAAGATGCCCCAAAAAGCAACTGA
- a CDS encoding DUF4345 family protein: MDYINTAIALLTLFLGLFGFLAPRYTAEALDLATTKTTMGLSELRAGNGGLFVALGLYCVIFGNPMAYFMLGVAYFGAGSGRLLSIALDSPPLKKVLTFWAFEWGPAVWLILYNWPT; the protein is encoded by the coding sequence ATGGACTACATCAACACCGCCATCGCCCTACTGACCCTATTTTTAGGGCTCTTTGGATTTTTGGCACCGCGCTATACCGCCGAAGCACTGGACCTCGCGACCACCAAAACCACCATGGGTCTCAGTGAATTGCGCGCTGGTAACGGCGGGTTGTTCGTCGCCTTGGGCCTGTATTGTGTGATCTTTGGCAATCCGATGGCCTATTTCATGCTTGGCGTGGCCTATTTCGGTGCAGGGTCCGGGCGATTGCTATCCATCGCCCTCGACAGCCCACCGCTAAAGAAAGTCCTGACCTTTTGGGCCTTTGAATGGGGCCCCGCCGTCTGGTTGATCTTGTACAACTGGCCCACCTAA
- a CDS encoding DUF1194 domain-containing protein — protein sequence MKTLLSAFCLAAAPAWACDTALLLTIDVSNSIDTVEYRLQADGMADAVLDAEVSEALISGQVAVAVIQWSGVGRQDLSIPWRQLRSVADVQTFAVDARKMPRAFVQSDTAVGDAILFALDQFADAPNCGRQVIDISGDGQPNAGSDTRLASRAAERRGVTINAIAIESMGIAITTFLNRSVITRDGFVITARRHLDYPRAIREKILREVSRIFG from the coding sequence ATGAAGACATTATTAAGCGCGTTCTGTCTGGCCGCCGCCCCCGCATGGGCCTGCGACACGGCCCTGTTGCTGACCATCGACGTCTCAAATTCCATCGACACCGTAGAATACAGATTGCAAGCGGACGGCATGGCCGACGCGGTGCTGGACGCCGAGGTATCAGAGGCGTTGATCAGCGGCCAAGTCGCAGTCGCCGTCATTCAGTGGTCCGGCGTGGGGCGCCAAGACCTGTCCATCCCGTGGCGCCAATTGCGCTCCGTGGCCGACGTGCAGACCTTTGCCGTAGATGCCCGCAAGATGCCACGCGCCTTCGTGCAGTCCGACACCGCCGTTGGTGATGCAATCTTGTTCGCGCTCGATCAATTCGCCGATGCGCCCAATTGCGGGCGCCAAGTCATTGATATCTCGGGCGATGGGCAACCAAACGCGGGCAGTGACACCCGCCTTGCCTCGCGCGCGGCAGAACGCCGCGGTGTGACCATCAACGCCATCGCAATTGAAAGCATGGGTATCGCAATCACCACGTTCTTGAACCGCTCAGTTATCACCCGCGACGGGTTCGTCATCACTGCACGCCGCCACTTAGATTACCCCCGCGCGATCCGTGAAAAAATCCTGCGCGAAGTGTCGCGAATTTTTGGCTAA
- a CDS encoding Lrp/AsnC family transcriptional regulator — translation MDVRIDELDRKILRAMQRDAGQSLDEIAKEVGSSKTPVWNRIRKLREAGVIGQQTVMLNADALGFEACFFVLIRTSEHEADWQAKFLKALMDRPEVQEAHRLAGDIDYILKVRVQNARAYDVFYQALISEVRVFNVTALLSMEEIKSTVALPL, via the coding sequence ATGGATGTTCGGATAGATGAGCTGGACCGGAAAATCCTACGCGCCATGCAGCGCGATGCGGGGCAATCTTTGGACGAAATTGCCAAAGAAGTGGGGTCGTCAAAGACCCCGGTTTGGAACCGGATTCGCAAGTTGCGTGAGGCGGGGGTGATTGGCCAGCAGACGGTCATGCTGAATGCCGACGCACTGGGGTTTGAAGCGTGTTTCTTTGTGCTGATCCGCACGTCGGAGCACGAAGCAGATTGGCAAGCCAAGTTCCTGAAAGCCTTGATGGATCGCCCCGAGGTGCAAGAAGCCCATAGGTTGGCAGGGGATATCGATTACATCCTGAAAGTTCGCGTGCAGAACGCGCGGGCCTATGACGTATTCTATCAGGCGCTGATTTCGGAAGTGCGGGTGTTTAATGTGACCGCGTTGCTGAGCATGGAAGAAATCAAATCGACGGTGGCTTTGCCGCTGTAG